The genomic DNA CAAAATAGTCATCAGAATAGATGACTATTTTTTACGACTCTTGTCTAATCATGGTATGATTAATGTTATAAGTTCATTTAAACTTATCGCGAAACTAGGGAGGTCAACAGCGTGAATTTACCAAATAAAATTACCGTTTCACGAATTTTTCTAATTCCGGTATTTCTCGTCGTGATGCTTGTTCCATTTTCATGGGGTGAAATATACATCTTAGGTGCAGAGATGCCAGTAGCTCATTTTGTAGGGGCGTTAATCTTTATTATTGCTTCAACGACAGATTGGATCGATGGCTATTATGCAAGAAAATATAATTTAGTTACTAATCTAGGAAAGTTTTTAGATCCTCTTGCAGATAAGTTGCTTGTTTCAGCAGCACTTATTGTACTTGTTGATTTGGAAATGGCACCATCATGGATCGTCATTGTGATTATTAGCCGTGAATTTGCGGTTACTGGACTTCGTTTAGTTCTTGCTGGAGAAGGGGAAGTAGTTGCGGCTAATATGCTCGGTAAAATAAAAACATGGACACAAATCGTGGCAATATCGGCACTGCTTTTACATAATATTATTTTTGAACTCATTTCTATTCCATTTGCTGATATTGCTTTATGGATTGCGTTGTTTTTCACGATTTGGTCCGGATGGGAATATTTTTGGCTAAATAGAAAGGTTTTTAGTCACTCTAAATAAGGTGGTAAATTGAATGAATGCTGAAATAATTACAATCGGTTCTGAACTTTTGCTTGGACAGATTGTAAATACAAATGCTCGCTTTATTTCTGAACAACTTGCTGATATGGGGATTAATGTGTATTACCATACTGCTGTAGGTGATAATCCAAATAGACTAAAAGCAGCACTCGAGATTGCCGAAAAAAGAGCAAATATCATCATTTTAACTGGCGGACTTGGACCAACAAAAGATGATTTAACAAAAGAAACGCTCTCACTTCATTTAAATCGTGAACTAGTCATTGATGAAAATGCTTTTCGGTCCATAAAACTTTATTTTGAAACAACTAAGCGAAAAATGACGGAAAATAACCGTAAACAAGCTTATACGTTAAAAGGATCCCATGTATTAAGAAATGATCACGGAATGGCACCTGGCATGATTTTAACAGTCAATAAGCATATTTATATGCTTTTGCCAGGTCCTCCAAAAGAAATGGAACCGATGTTTTTAACATATGGAAAAGAAGCACTTTTCAATCAAACAAAGGCTAAAGATAAGATTATTTCAAGGGTATTACGCTTTTTTGGAATTGGAGAAGCATTACTTGAAACAAAAATAGAAGATTTAATTGATGGACAGTCAAATCCAACCATTGCTCCGCTAGCGAGCGATGGTGAAGTAACTCTTCGATTGACCGCTAAGCACCATCATCTTCAAACAGCTCAAGCACTTCTTAATGAAATGGAAACTAAAATTCTTGAACGAGTTGGGACTTATTTTTATGGGTATGATGAAACATCATTAATGAACGAACTCGTGAAAATGATAAAAGAAAAAAATCTTACAATTGCTTGTGCAGAAAGTTTAACAGGCGGTATGTTTCAACAAGAAATAACTTCTATACCTGGGGCAGGTAACATATTAAAGGGCGGAATCGTTTCGTATACAAATGAAGCAAAAGAAAAGTTGCTTCAAGTAAAAAAGCAAACAATTGATGTTTACGGTGTTGTCAGTGAACAGTGTGCCGCTGAAATGGCTGAAAATGTTCGTACATTATTAAATGCAGATATCGGAATTAGTTTTACAGGTGTTGCAGGTCCTGACACGTTAGAAGGGAAGCCTGTCGGAACTGTATTTATAGGGATTGCACTGAAGGGAAAACCAACTTCAGTAGAGCTTCTCCATTTAGGAGTCAATCGGGATACAAACAGATTTCGTTCAGTAAAATACGGCTGTTATTTTTTAATGGAAAAACTAAAAAAGTAAATATTTAAAGCAAATGTCCGAAAAAATACTCGAAAAACGCTTGTCAGTCGAGGCGCATACCCGAAGTGGAAGCGACTAGAATAGGCGTTCATGATTTCGTTAGTCAACAGTCTAATTTCTTTGTCGACTACTTAAATACATTTGAGACACGCCGCATAGAAACGGAGTACAAGAAATGAAAAATGCGGACAGTTGCAAAAGAATGCATAACCCTGCATTCTTTTTTTTCGCACTTGGATAGAGCTTCCTACCAATTCGTGCTTTACTTTAGTTATATGGTTAATAAAAAACTAATAAAAAAAGCGAATAAATGTTCGTTTTTTTCTCGACAAACGAAAAAAAAAAGTATATAGTTATGGTAGGTTTTAGATAAAAGAAATAAAGAATAGCAATAGAATTAATAAGGAGGAAAAATAAATGAGCGATCGTCAAGCAGCCTTAGAAAT from Bacillus aquiflavi includes the following:
- the pgsA gene encoding CDP-diacylglycerol--glycerol-3-phosphate 3-phosphatidyltransferase; translated protein: MNLPNKITVSRIFLIPVFLVVMLVPFSWGEIYILGAEMPVAHFVGALIFIIASTTDWIDGYYARKYNLVTNLGKFLDPLADKLLVSAALIVLVDLEMAPSWIVIVIISREFAVTGLRLVLAGEGEVVAANMLGKIKTWTQIVAISALLLHNIIFELISIPFADIALWIALFFTIWSGWEYFWLNRKVFSHSK
- a CDS encoding competence/damage-inducible protein A, coding for MNAEIITIGSELLLGQIVNTNARFISEQLADMGINVYYHTAVGDNPNRLKAALEIAEKRANIIILTGGLGPTKDDLTKETLSLHLNRELVIDENAFRSIKLYFETTKRKMTENNRKQAYTLKGSHVLRNDHGMAPGMILTVNKHIYMLLPGPPKEMEPMFLTYGKEALFNQTKAKDKIISRVLRFFGIGEALLETKIEDLIDGQSNPTIAPLASDGEVTLRLTAKHHHLQTAQALLNEMETKILERVGTYFYGYDETSLMNELVKMIKEKNLTIACAESLTGGMFQQEITSIPGAGNILKGGIVSYTNEAKEKLLQVKKQTIDVYGVVSEQCAAEMAENVRTLLNADIGISFTGVAGPDTLEGKPVGTVFIGIALKGKPTSVELLHLGVNRDTNRFRSVKYGCYFLMEKLKK